A window of Rhizobium acidisoli contains these coding sequences:
- a CDS encoding sensor domain-containing diguanylate cyclase — translation MGVARVFGKSSSEAIQRDNDRLAALQQLDLLDTPRDEGFERIVRLIKQIFSIDIGIVSLIDAHRQWYKACSGLAADEVSLDDTFCRCVVDCDEPVIVQDATKDARFSKHSAVTGEDHIRFYAGVPLRTKAGHMIGTVCAIDRRPRSFGSRDLDILQELAGAAMDRIELVQSAATDSLTEAMTRRAFKQEADQLISLALRHQHDLSCIAFDIDHFKKVNDTYGHAAGDAVLKAVASICKATLRAGDLFGRIGGEEFAVILPHVDREGAFAVAEKLRAAIAAQPIRGDHGSLNVTASFGTSALSIVSKEIETLLAQADAAMYQAKHAGRNRCVSWSSIHADHAIGARRRVLKAGSILFNDRRSTIDCTVKSIGSESAGISVSSSAGIPSEFILAIKGEGFETNCRVIAQDRQHLEVAFR, via the coding sequence ATGGGGGTCGCACGAGTATTCGGAAAGTCGTCGTCTGAGGCGATCCAGCGCGATAACGACCGACTGGCTGCGCTGCAGCAGCTTGATCTTCTCGACACGCCGCGGGACGAAGGATTTGAGCGGATCGTCCGCCTGATAAAGCAGATCTTTTCCATCGACATAGGCATCGTCTCCCTGATCGATGCGCACCGGCAATGGTACAAGGCCTGCTCCGGCCTCGCCGCCGACGAAGTGTCGCTCGACGACACGTTCTGCCGCTGCGTGGTGGACTGCGACGAGCCCGTTATCGTGCAGGATGCGACCAAGGACGCGCGCTTTTCAAAACATTCTGCGGTGACCGGCGAGGACCATATCCGCTTTTATGCCGGCGTTCCGTTGCGAACGAAGGCCGGGCATATGATCGGAACGGTCTGCGCGATCGACCGCCGGCCGAGATCGTTCGGCAGCAGAGATCTCGATATTCTTCAGGAGCTGGCGGGGGCGGCGATGGACCGCATCGAACTCGTGCAGTCGGCCGCCACCGACAGCCTGACCGAGGCGATGACGCGGCGCGCTTTCAAGCAGGAAGCCGATCAGCTGATTTCGCTCGCTTTGCGGCATCAGCATGATCTGTCCTGCATCGCCTTCGATATCGACCATTTCAAGAAGGTGAACGATACCTATGGGCATGCCGCGGGAGATGCGGTTCTCAAGGCGGTTGCCTCGATTTGCAAGGCGACCCTTCGCGCCGGCGATCTGTTCGGGCGTATCGGAGGCGAGGAATTTGCCGTCATCCTGCCGCATGTCGACCGGGAAGGGGCTTTCGCCGTCGCCGAAAAGCTCAGAGCCGCCATCGCCGCGCAGCCCATTCGCGGCGATCACGGCTCCTTGAATGTCACGGCGAGCTTCGGAACGTCGGCGCTCTCGATCGTCAGCAAGGAGATCGAGACGCTGTTGGCTCAGGCGGATGCCGCGATGTACCAGGCCAAACATGCGGGACGAAATCGTTGTGTGTCATGGAGTTCCATCCACGCCGATCACGCTATCGGCGCGCGGCGGCGAGTGCTGAAGGCGGGATCGATCCTGTTCAACGATCGACGCTCGACCATCGACTGCACCGTCAAATCCATCGGCTCGGAAAGCGCCGGTATTTCGGTTTCCAGTTCGGCCGGCATTCCTTCCGAGTTCATTCTTGCCATTAAGGGAGAAGGATTCGAAACGAATTGCCGGGTGATCGCTCAGGACCGGCAGCACCTGGAAGTGGCCTTCAGATAG
- a CDS encoding ABC-type transport auxiliary lipoprotein family protein, whose translation MVASHLLSRRSWIRGTVIALPLTALILSGCGTAAKNDTYDLSAAVDGDGPAAKSRQILIASPTALNAVGSEQIVIRVSPSEIQYLSRAQWGDKLPRMVQSKLVEAFENSGKLGGVGIPGQGLAIDYQVVTDIRSFEIDASNGNQAVVEISAKILNDRNGSVRAQKVFRAVAPAGGDNAGFVKGLDRAFSTVVSEIVNWTLRSI comes from the coding sequence ATGGTCGCATCGCATCTGTTGTCGCGCCGTTCATGGATCAGGGGAACGGTGATCGCGCTGCCGCTGACGGCGCTGATCCTTTCGGGGTGCGGCACCGCGGCCAAGAACGATACCTATGATCTATCCGCTGCCGTTGACGGTGACGGACCCGCGGCCAAATCTCGCCAGATCCTGATCGCTTCGCCAACGGCGCTGAATGCGGTCGGCAGCGAGCAGATCGTCATCCGCGTTTCGCCATCGGAAATTCAGTATCTCTCTCGGGCGCAATGGGGCGACAAGCTGCCGCGCATGGTGCAGTCGAAGCTGGTCGAAGCCTTCGAGAACTCCGGCAAACTCGGTGGCGTCGGCATACCGGGGCAGGGACTGGCGATCGACTATCAGGTCGTCACCGATATTCGCTCCTTCGAGATCGACGCTTCGAACGGCAACCAGGCGGTGGTCGAAATCTCCGCCAAGATCCTCAACGACCGCAACGGCTCGGTGCGCGCCCAGAAGGTGTTCCGTGCCGTGGCGCCGGCCGGCGGCGATAACGCTGGCTTCGTGAAGGGTCTGGACCGCGCCTTCTCCACGGTTGTCTCCGAGATCGTCAACTGGACGCTTCGTTCAATCTGA
- a CDS encoding MlaD family protein — protein METKANYTIVGFFTVLVIAAAFGFVYWMAEYGRGGPMTELIVRIPGSANGLSVGSPVRFNGIQIGSVQTLSIDADDPQYSLAFTQVRTDAPIYPSTKAALEIQGLTGAAYIELSGGRKGEESILQHAIDNGKRAVIVADQSSVTNLLATADKILDRANDAVGELQGFIEDSRAPLTQTFKNAETFSDALAKNSGNIDAFLQSVGELSNTVKAVSGRVDSTLQAVESLVKAVDAKKIDNIVSNADKITANVADASGDLKGAIQKFDQTATTFNDFGKQAQATLDRVDTLVAQIDPAKVKGSVDDIAQATKDARAAVASIRDVANTVSGRQKDIDQTIQDVSQLANKLNSASTRIDGILIKVDALLGTDNTQSLFTEARDTLESFKKVADNLNARIGPIADNLQKFSSGGLRDVQTLVNDMRGTVNNLNDTITNFDRNPQRLIFGGDTVKQYDGRTRR, from the coding sequence ATGGAAACCAAAGCCAATTACACGATTGTCGGTTTTTTCACGGTGCTGGTGATCGCGGCGGCCTTCGGCTTCGTCTACTGGATGGCCGAATATGGCCGCGGCGGCCCGATGACCGAGCTGATCGTGCGTATTCCGGGTTCGGCCAACGGCCTCAGCGTCGGCTCGCCGGTGCGCTTCAACGGCATTCAGATCGGCTCGGTGCAGACCCTGTCGATCGATGCCGACGATCCGCAATATTCACTGGCGTTCACCCAGGTGCGCACCGATGCGCCGATCTATCCGTCGACCAAGGCCGCTCTTGAAATCCAGGGCCTCACGGGGGCCGCCTATATCGAACTGTCGGGCGGCCGCAAGGGCGAGGAAAGCATCCTCCAGCATGCGATCGACAACGGCAAACGCGCCGTCATCGTCGCCGATCAATCGAGCGTCACCAATCTTCTGGCGACAGCCGACAAGATCCTCGATCGCGCCAACGACGCGGTCGGTGAACTTCAGGGTTTCATCGAGGATTCACGCGCGCCCCTGACCCAGACGTTCAAGAATGCCGAGACGTTCTCGGATGCGCTTGCCAAGAATTCCGGCAATATCGACGCCTTCCTGCAGAGCGTGGGTGAGCTTTCCAATACGGTGAAGGCGGTCTCCGGTCGTGTCGATTCGACGCTTCAAGCTGTGGAATCGCTGGTCAAAGCGGTTGACGCGAAGAAGATCGACAACATCGTTTCCAACGCCGACAAGATCACCGCCAATGTCGCCGATGCCTCGGGCGACCTTAAGGGGGCGATCCAGAAGTTCGACCAGACGGCCACCACCTTCAACGATTTCGGCAAACAGGCACAGGCGACGCTCGACCGCGTCGACACGCTTGTCGCCCAGATCGACCCCGCCAAGGTGAAGGGCTCGGTCGACGACATCGCGCAGGCGACCAAGGATGCGCGTGCCGCCGTTGCCTCGATCCGCGACGTCGCCAATACGGTTTCGGGGCGTCAGAAAGATATCGACCAGACCATCCAGGACGTCTCGCAGCTTGCCAACAAGCTGAATTCGGCCTCGACCCGGATCGACGGCATTCTCATCAAAGTCGATGCCTTGCTGGGAACCGACAACACGCAATCGCTGTTTACCGAGGCGCGCGATACGCTGGAATCCTTCAAGAAGGTCGCCGACAACCTGAATGCGCGCATCGGGCCGATCGCCGACAATCTGCAGAAATTCTCAAGCGGCGGTTTGCGCGACGTGCAGACGCTCGTCAACGACATGCGGGGAACCGTCAACAATCTGAACGACACGATCACCAACTTCGACCGCAATCCGCAACGCCTGATCTTCGGCGGGGACACGGTCAAGCAATATGACGGCCGGACGCGGCGTTAA
- a CDS encoding ABC transporter ATP-binding protein: protein MANRVEKPIDTEDRDDKNERDIVLSARDVTVAFGSKVVLDNLNLNIYRGEILGFVGASGTGKSVLMRTVLRLLPRRSGTIKILGQDFDELDEPQRNALDMRLGVLFQQGALFSSLTVKENIQVPMREYLDLPRSLMDELAHLKIRMVGLAADAADKYPSELSGGMIKRAALARALALDPELVFLDEPTSGLDPIGAAEFDELIANLRDSLGLTVYMVTHDLDSLFSVCDRIAVLGKKQVMVEGTIDDMLAYDDPWVQAYFKGKRARAIVPQDDGARHGGSGK, encoded by the coding sequence ATGGCGAATCGCGTGGAAAAACCGATCGATACGGAAGACAGGGACGACAAGAACGAGAGGGACATCGTGCTCTCGGCGCGCGACGTTACCGTCGCCTTCGGCTCCAAAGTGGTGCTCGACAATCTCAACCTCAATATCTATCGCGGCGAGATCCTCGGCTTCGTCGGCGCGTCGGGCACCGGCAAATCGGTGCTGATGCGCACCGTGCTCCGGCTGCTGCCGCGCCGTTCCGGCACGATCAAGATCCTCGGCCAGGATTTCGACGAACTCGACGAGCCGCAGCGCAACGCGCTCGACATGCGGCTCGGCGTGCTGTTTCAGCAGGGCGCGCTGTTTTCGTCGCTGACGGTCAAGGAAAACATCCAGGTGCCGATGCGCGAATATCTCGACCTGCCGCGCTCGCTGATGGACGAACTGGCGCATCTGAAAATCCGCATGGTCGGGCTCGCGGCCGATGCCGCCGACAAATACCCGTCCGAACTGTCCGGCGGCATGATCAAGCGCGCCGCCCTTGCCCGGGCGCTGGCACTCGATCCCGAACTCGTCTTCCTGGATGAGCCGACCTCGGGTCTCGACCCGATCGGCGCTGCCGAATTCGACGAGCTGATCGCCAACCTGCGCGATAGTCTGGGACTGACCGTGTATATGGTGACGCATGACCTCGACAGCCTGTTTTCGGTCTGCGACCGTATTGCCGTGCTCGGAAAGAAACAGGTAATGGTTGAAGGCACGATCGACGACATGCTGGCCTATGACGATCCCTGGGTGCAGGCCTATTTCAAGGGTAAACGGGCGCGGGCGATCGTGCCGCAGGATGATGGCGCGCGGCACGGCGGCAGCGGGAAGTGA
- a CDS encoding ABC transporter permease — MKDISILNAENRNVASLDVDDQSGGSGQHVRLKGNWRSAYVHFVLRDFEKLLHQKAGDLTVDLSDITDIDTAGIWLLCRLKKEEEAAGRTVRFEGTNPHIDEMLEMFSEEPAKPEPELKEKVSLAARILAPIGRMTYDIWDNFAAAMYILGSAVRGAQMKFGRGSGVSPASIVNQIDHMGVRAVPIILLMSFLIGAIIAQQGAFQLRYFGAEVFVVDLVGILQLREIGVLLTSIMIAGRSGSAITAEIGSMKMREEIDALKVMGLNPIGVLIFPRLVALTIALPLLTVLANFASLAGAAAVAWGYSGITFANFLSRLHEAVTLSTVLSGMIKAPFMALVIGIVAAVEGLKVGGSAESLGQHVTAAVVKAIFVVILMDGLFAMFYAAIDF, encoded by the coding sequence TTGAAAGACATAAGTATCTTGAACGCCGAGAATCGCAACGTTGCCTCACTTGACGTGGACGACCAATCCGGTGGTTCGGGGCAGCATGTGCGTCTTAAAGGCAACTGGCGCAGCGCCTATGTGCATTTCGTGCTGCGCGACTTCGAGAAGCTGTTGCACCAGAAGGCCGGCGACCTGACGGTCGATCTCTCCGACATTACCGATATCGATACCGCCGGGATCTGGCTTCTGTGCCGGCTGAAGAAGGAAGAGGAGGCCGCCGGCCGAACCGTCCGCTTCGAAGGCACCAATCCGCATATCGATGAAATGCTGGAGATGTTTTCCGAGGAGCCGGCCAAACCGGAGCCGGAGCTGAAAGAGAAGGTCTCGCTTGCCGCGCGCATCCTCGCGCCGATCGGCAGGATGACCTACGACATCTGGGACAATTTCGCCGCCGCCATGTATATCCTCGGCTCGGCGGTGCGCGGCGCGCAGATGAAGTTCGGCCGCGGCAGCGGCGTTTCACCGGCCTCGATCGTCAACCAGATCGACCACATGGGCGTTCGCGCCGTTCCAATCATCCTTCTGATGTCGTTTCTGATCGGGGCGATCATTGCCCAGCAGGGCGCCTTCCAGCTGCGCTACTTCGGCGCCGAGGTCTTCGTCGTCGATCTCGTCGGCATCCTGCAATTGCGCGAAATCGGCGTGCTGTTGACCTCGATCATGATCGCCGGCCGTTCGGGCAGCGCGATCACCGCTGAAATCGGCTCGATGAAGATGCGCGAGGAAATCGACGCGCTGAAGGTGATGGGGCTGAACCCGATCGGCGTGCTGATCTTCCCGCGGCTGGTGGCGCTGACCATCGCGTTGCCGCTGTTGACGGTGCTGGCGAATTTCGCCTCGCTTGCCGGTGCGGCCGCCGTCGCCTGGGGTTATTCCGGCATCACCTTCGCCAACTTCCTGTCGCGCCTGCACGAGGCGGTCACGCTGTCGACGGTGCTCTCCGGCATGATCAAGGCGCCGTTCATGGCGCTGGTCATCGGCATCGTCGCCGCCGTCGAAGGGCTCAAGGTCGGCGGCAGCGCGGAATCGCTCGGCCAGCATGTGACGGCCGCGGTGGTAAAGGCGATTTTCGTGGTCATCCTGATGGACGGGCTTTTTGCGATGTTCTATGCAGCGATCGACTTCTAG
- the dgcA gene encoding N-acetyl-D-Glu racemase DgcA, with product MPRTLNIQMNSFPIAGAFTISRGAKTEAEVITCTLAEDGVRGLGECVPYRRYGETMESVFAQIEAARPLVEAGISRRDLLSAMPPGAARNAVDCALWDLEAKRTGETVAARLGLADLKPLTTAYTISLGEPEVMAAKAREHAGRALLKVKVGTGNDESRIRAVCAAAPDATIILDANEGWPEAVLERHLDIAAQAGVALVEQPLPAGRDALLAEIRRPLLVCADESVHHTGDLASIADRYDAINIKLDKTGGLTEALAMKAEAERLGFSIMIGCMVGTSLAMAPAVLLAQNADFVDLDGPLLLARDREPGLRYAASLVFPPESTLWG from the coding sequence ATGCCGCGCACCCTCAATATCCAGATGAATTCCTTTCCGATTGCCGGAGCCTTTACCATCTCGCGCGGCGCCAAGACCGAGGCCGAGGTGATTACCTGCACGCTTGCCGAAGACGGTGTGCGGGGGCTTGGCGAATGCGTGCCCTATCGCCGCTACGGCGAGACCATGGAGAGCGTGTTCGCCCAGATCGAAGCCGCGCGTCCGCTGGTCGAGGCCGGGATCTCGCGCCGCGACCTGTTGTCGGCGATGCCGCCGGGCGCTGCCCGCAATGCCGTCGATTGCGCCCTTTGGGACCTCGAGGCCAAACGAACGGGTGAAACCGTTGCGGCCCGCCTCGGCCTTGCCGATTTGAAGCCGCTCACCACCGCCTATACCATTTCGCTCGGTGAACCGGAGGTGATGGCCGCAAAGGCGCGCGAACATGCCGGTCGCGCGCTGCTCAAGGTCAAGGTCGGCACCGGCAACGATGAAAGCCGCATCCGCGCCGTCTGCGCCGCCGCGCCCGATGCAACAATCATCCTCGATGCCAATGAGGGCTGGCCGGAAGCGGTGCTGGAACGTCATCTCGATATCGCGGCGCAAGCCGGTGTGGCTCTCGTCGAGCAGCCGCTGCCGGCCGGCCGCGACGCACTGCTTGCCGAAATCCGCCGCCCGCTCCTCGTCTGCGCCGACGAAAGTGTCCACCATACCGGCGATCTTGCAAGCATTGCCGACCGCTATGACGCGATCAACATCAAGCTCGACAAGACCGGCGGCCTGACGGAAGCCCTGGCGATGAAGGCGGAAGCCGAGCGGCTTGGTTTCAGCATCATGATCGGCTGCATGGTCGGCACCTCGCTTGCCATGGCGCCGGCGGTGCTGCTCGCCCAGAATGCCGATTTCGTCGATCTCGACGGCCCGCTGCTGCTTGCCCGCGACCGCGAACCCGGCTTGCGCTACGCCGCCTCCCTGGTCTTTCCGCCCGAAAGCACGCTCTGGGGCTGA
- a CDS encoding MFS transporter → MIPAQHSPGEGAPPRFRLLSALSYCAPLLVNGIVLPFFPVWLATHSFSDHEIGIILAIPMVVRVLVAPVVAMIADRLKERADVLLWSGSLSLLTAIALFWTTSFWPVTIVYALQGATFAPYVPVVESIVISGVRRWGLDYGSMRVWGSIAFIVSTLVGGQLISRWGGGLVLDVMVFGFAMTVVMAIFCPRIGPTRRRGQPINIPAATGSGLREPHLLLLLIGVAIQQSSHAVLNAFSSIYWHHLGFSGTEVGLLWSAGVASEVTVFFLSKRLNRRFDAWTLIRFGCAVSVCRWILFPMNAGFAGFFLLQCFHGFTYAFVHTGVQRRIMATVQETQESSAQGAYFFYVGMAMALMTLASGYLYAWLGVVSYYVMALVAFSGLGLVISAYYLQPQSVLSGGKTREAA, encoded by the coding sequence ATGATTCCCGCTCAACATTCCCCGGGTGAGGGAGCGCCGCCGCGCTTCCGGCTGCTCAGCGCGCTTTCCTATTGCGCACCGCTGCTCGTCAACGGCATCGTTCTGCCGTTCTTTCCGGTCTGGCTCGCGACCCACAGCTTCAGCGACCACGAGATCGGCATCATCCTTGCCATACCGATGGTGGTGCGCGTGCTGGTGGCGCCCGTCGTTGCGATGATCGCCGACCGTCTGAAGGAGCGCGCCGACGTGCTGCTCTGGTCAGGCAGCCTGTCGCTGCTGACGGCGATCGCGCTTTTCTGGACCACGAGCTTCTGGCCGGTGACGATCGTCTATGCGCTGCAGGGCGCCACCTTCGCGCCCTATGTGCCCGTCGTCGAATCGATCGTCATTTCGGGCGTGCGCCGCTGGGGGCTCGATTACGGGTCGATGCGCGTCTGGGGCTCGATTGCCTTCATCGTCTCGACACTGGTCGGTGGCCAGCTGATCAGCCGTTGGGGCGGTGGATTGGTGCTCGACGTCATGGTGTTCGGCTTTGCCATGACCGTTGTCATGGCGATCTTCTGTCCGCGCATCGGGCCGACGCGGCGGCGCGGTCAGCCGATCAACATTCCGGCCGCCACCGGCAGCGGACTGCGCGAGCCGCATTTGCTGCTGCTGTTGATCGGTGTCGCCATCCAGCAGTCGAGCCATGCGGTGCTCAACGCGTTTTCGTCGATCTACTGGCATCATCTCGGCTTTTCCGGCACGGAGGTCGGCCTGCTCTGGAGCGCCGGCGTTGCTTCCGAAGTGACGGTGTTCTTCCTGTCGAAGCGTCTCAACCGGCGCTTCGACGCCTGGACGCTGATCCGCTTCGGCTGTGCCGTCAGCGTCTGCCGCTGGATCCTGTTTCCCATGAATGCGGGTTTTGCCGGGTTTTTCCTGCTGCAGTGTTTCCATGGCTTCACTTATGCCTTCGTTCATACCGGCGTGCAGCGGCGGATCATGGCGACGGTGCAGGAGACGCAGGAATCCTCGGCGCAAGGCGCCTACTTCTTCTATGTCGGCATGGCGATGGCGCTGATGACGCTGGCGTCGGGTTATCTCTATGCCTGGCTCGGCGTCGTCAGCTATTACGTCATGGCGCTGGTCGCATTCTCCGGCCTCGGTCTGGTCATCTCGGCCTACTACCTTCAGCCCCAGAGCGTGCTTTCGGGCGGAAAGACCAGGGAGGCGGCGTAG
- a CDS encoding UDP-2,3-diacylglucosamine diphosphatase, which yields MGHERQLVIDMMEPRHFRTLFISDVHLGSKAAKADFLLDFLRHHEADTIVLVGDIVDGWRLKRSWYWPQVCNDVVQKLLRKARKGTRVVYIPGNHDEFLRDFPGMHFGGIEVVERMMHDGADGKKYLILHGDEFDVVVRNARLLAYLGDWAYDTAIRINLLLAAVRRRLGMPYWSFSAWAKLQVKHAVNFIGEFERVVAEEARKNGADGVICGHIHHAIIQDMDGIRYINTGDWVESCTAVAEHEDGTFELITWRALASSVPALAAIEMHDEGELAPQAA from the coding sequence ATGGGGCATGAGCGACAGCTCGTGATAGACATGATGGAACCCAGACATTTCCGCACGCTCTTCATTTCCGATGTCCATCTCGGCTCGAAGGCCGCGAAGGCTGATTTCCTCCTGGATTTCCTGCGCCACCACGAGGCCGATACGATCGTGCTTGTCGGCGACATCGTCGACGGCTGGCGCCTGAAGCGCAGCTGGTACTGGCCGCAGGTCTGCAACGACGTCGTCCAGAAGCTGTTGCGCAAGGCGCGCAAGGGCACGCGCGTCGTCTATATTCCCGGCAATCACGACGAATTTCTGCGCGACTTCCCGGGCATGCATTTCGGCGGCATCGAGGTGGTCGAGCGGATGATGCATGACGGCGCCGACGGCAAGAAATATCTGATCCTGCACGGCGACGAATTCGACGTCGTCGTCCGCAACGCCCGTCTGCTCGCCTATCTCGGCGACTGGGCCTACGATACGGCGATCCGCATCAACCTCCTGCTGGCGGCCGTGCGCCGCCGTCTCGGCATGCCCTACTGGTCGTTTTCGGCCTGGGCGAAGCTGCAGGTCAAACATGCCGTCAACTTCATCGGCGAGTTCGAGCGTGTCGTGGCGGAGGAAGCCCGCAAAAACGGTGCCGACGGCGTCATCTGCGGACACATCCATCATGCCATCATCCAGGACATGGACGGCATCCGCTACATCAATACGGGCGATTGGGTGGAAAGCTGCACGGCTGTTGCCGAGCATGAGGATGGCACTTTCGAACTGATCACCTGGCGGGCGCTCGCCAGCAGCGTGCCGGCGCTTGCCGCCATTGAAATGCACGACGAAGGCGAACTGGCCCCGCAAGCGGCATGA
- a CDS encoding histidine phosphatase family protein, with protein sequence MRLFLVRHGESLGNLNEQAYRQFGDHNVPLTEWGHRQAVEAGSAIASYLKALPGADFGKLQIWYSPFLRTRQSKDALLTALPESFVGEIREDYLLREQDFGLFTEIYDHAEQKQKFPEEFEKWARLRSNSGKFYARPPDGESRADVAQRVRLFLQTVMRDAENSSHNVVIVGHGVTNRAVEMNFLHRPVEWFERSDNPGNADITLIEGTRLQGYASILLHQAADRQPGQENELRDAYGADVTITPKPGG encoded by the coding sequence ATGCGTCTCTTTCTCGTTCGCCACGGCGAATCTCTCGGCAACCTCAACGAACAGGCCTATCGCCAATTCGGCGATCACAACGTGCCGCTGACTGAGTGGGGCCATCGCCAGGCGGTGGAAGCCGGCAGCGCCATCGCCTCCTATTTGAAGGCATTGCCGGGTGCGGATTTCGGCAAGCTGCAGATCTGGTACTCGCCATTCCTCAGGACGCGACAGAGCAAGGATGCCTTGCTCACAGCCTTGCCGGAAAGCTTCGTCGGCGAGATCCGGGAGGATTACCTGCTGCGCGAGCAGGATTTCGGTCTTTTCACCGAAATCTATGACCACGCCGAACAGAAGCAGAAATTTCCCGAAGAATTCGAAAAATGGGCGAGGCTGCGCAGCAACAGCGGCAAGTTCTACGCCCGGCCGCCGGACGGCGAGAGCCGGGCGGATGTAGCCCAGCGCGTGCGCCTCTTCCTCCAGACCGTCATGCGCGACGCCGAAAACAGCAGCCACAACGTGGTGATCGTCGGCCATGGCGTCACCAACCGGGCCGTCGAAATGAATTTTCTGCACCGCCCCGTCGAGTGGTTCGAGCGTTCCGACAACCCGGGAAATGCCGATATCACCCTGATCGAGGGGACTCGCCTGCAAGGATACGCGTCGATCCTGCTGCACCAGGCCGCCGACCGGCAGCCCGGACAGGAAAATGAACTGCGCGACGCCTATGGCGCCGACGTGACGATCACGCCAAAACCTGGCGGGTAG